Proteins co-encoded in one Prevotella sp. E13-27 genomic window:
- a CDS encoding YfjI family protein: MNIPLMNYAPAAILANLDSQGEQRAYRAMDRMEKGVINVAFILFMLGLVLVVIKIAVDKAGTWTINKANNSAKIDLERVKCEEKAKLRERECEAEAKLHDANNQSDVRKHREERLIDLDYEKEKAGIKLADGFTLDSNDNGSDNSPNDKLWLDDYRKKHPMPQLPSFLKFILGCPEGYEIAVLLNMLSMLGAMCFSRVRAKYLDGVAKAPNLQVIIEGISGGGKSLFKRIYDLYFGRIKESDAEKEKSSKDSDAEKEKTSEQKIISTKGIDTSTAALCELLDDNQGVHLYIQESEIIRVVELQKQRKGIPASYFLPAFDNDDVIRTTKNGETRFKLYLNYTFTGTAEGVERFIKGKVADGTAGRICWGVIPMDMACISQETPELPEDELIENYRDQVDLWRGKYCFTTDEEGNDIAVPEQMIDLSYVNEALSRWLSKQEKKNEPERNAVARRFGEMAFHCAIILHMLWGEPKEGNEDRDKVVKLTLYLADYLIERYLKKFSDELKESLERNRNAESVQTTSSSSSKPVFTDELCAELIMKQKAGSTWLEIARDLYTTEDAVKAQIKRYKKRLNGK; encoded by the coding sequence ATGAACATCCCACTTATGAATTATGCCCCTGCCGCTATTTTAGCTAATTTAGATAGTCAGGGCGAACAAAGAGCATACAGAGCAATGGATAGAATGGAAAAAGGAGTTATTAATGTTGCTTTCATTCTTTTTATGCTTGGTCTCGTATTGGTTGTTATTAAGATAGCAGTTGACAAGGCTGGTACTTGGACTATCAATAAGGCTAATAATTCTGCCAAAATTGATCTGGAGCGAGTTAAGTGTGAGGAAAAGGCCAAACTTCGTGAAAGAGAATGTGAGGCAGAGGCAAAACTACATGATGCCAATAACCAGTCAGATGTACGAAAACATAGAGAAGAGAGACTGATAGATTTGGACTATGAGAAAGAAAAGGCCGGAATAAAACTTGCTGATGGCTTCACCCTAGATAGTAATGATAACGGCTCAGACAATTCTCCAAATGATAAACTTTGGCTTGATGACTACCGCAAGAAGCATCCTATGCCTCAATTACCGTCATTCCTAAAATTCATTCTTGGTTGCCCTGAAGGATATGAAATTGCAGTCCTTCTCAACATGCTTTCCATGCTTGGCGCCATGTGCTTTTCAAGAGTTCGAGCAAAATACCTTGACGGAGTGGCTAAAGCTCCTAATTTGCAGGTCATCATTGAAGGTATTAGCGGTGGCGGGAAGAGCCTGTTCAAGCGAATATATGACTTGTATTTTGGACGAATAAAGGAATCCGATGCTGAAAAGGAGAAATCTTCAAAAGATTCTGATGCTGAAAAGGAAAAAACTTCGGAACAGAAGATAATCTCCACTAAGGGCATCGATACTTCTACTGCGGCTCTATGTGAGTTGTTGGATGACAATCAAGGCGTTCACCTTTATATACAGGAATCTGAGATTATCCGTGTTGTTGAATTGCAGAAGCAAAGGAAGGGCATCCCAGCTTCATACTTTCTTCCAGCCTTTGACAATGATGACGTTATCCGAACCACAAAGAATGGTGAGACAAGATTCAAGCTGTATCTTAACTACACCTTTACGGGAACGGCAGAAGGCGTAGAACGCTTTATTAAAGGTAAAGTAGCGGATGGTACTGCTGGCAGAATATGTTGGGGGGTTATACCGATGGATATGGCTTGCATAAGTCAGGAAACTCCAGAGTTGCCCGAAGATGAACTTATAGAGAATTACAGAGACCAAGTCGACTTATGGAGGGGGAAATACTGCTTCACTACTGATGAAGAAGGTAATGACATCGCAGTTCCAGAACAAATGATAGATTTGTCTTATGTAAACGAGGCTTTGAGTAGGTGGCTTTCCAAACAGGAGAAAAAGAACGAACCTGAAAGAAATGCTGTGGCGAGAAGATTCGGAGAAATGGCCTTTCATTGCGCAATAATTCTTCACATGCTCTGGGGTGAGCCAAAAGAAGGTAATGAGGACAGGGATAAAGTCGTGAAATTGACCTTGTACTTAGCCGACTACTTGATAGAACGATACCTAAAGAAGTTCTCAGATGAATTGAAAGAGTCCTTAGAGAGGAATCGTAATGCAGAAAGTGTGCAGACGACATCTTCTTCAAGTTCCAAACCAGTTTTTACGGATGAACTATGTGCAGAACTCATAATGAAGCAGAAAGCAGGATCGACTTGGCTGGAAATAGCACGCGATCTATACACTACTGAGGATGCTGTTAAGGCTCAAATCAAGAGGTACAAAAAGAGGCTTAATGGCAAGTAG
- a CDS encoding zinc ribbon domain-containing protein, whose protein sequence is MEDTKICPYCGEEIKAVAKKCRFCGQWLNEDTNEVATKGEEVKPQDVAPVEQVAPKEEIEEDKATDTFVASKPDSETSNKGNADSKKSAVYWVAGILAAALLIGVGFLLGNKNSDSSAEPQQTTVEETDPETLIRKQVEAIYADVFSSPDANCESRYLTSEFYNLYVKARDMTPDGATIWKKHIWLQGEEWREMSVNITQVDLTFFPSNKASARVDLTDNNGRSIKNVTLYLEDVKGNCRIREISYNFESNGVKKRLEEYVGQNALQEDIADDSDVFKEVSRKYTVIGKDDEHVYYLKGSKRRFEPYIYYQSLSNGGEFAVDFNTYYDGTMQINDYAYRNGKITVIVEETDRNSTGFLVATLVVTYDPKHYSGRELTGGGCVKAEFSGSKDKVTLTYGEITNPDADFTYEYKYKYSTKTISL, encoded by the coding sequence ATGGAAGATACAAAGATATGCCCTTATTGTGGCGAAGAGATAAAGGCTGTTGCAAAGAAGTGTCGTTTCTGTGGCCAATGGCTTAATGAAGATACAAATGAAGTAGCAACTAAAGGGGAAGAGGTCAAGCCCCAGGACGTTGCTCCCGTTGAACAAGTGGCTCCAAAAGAAGAAATAGAAGAGGATAAGGCCACCGATACATTTGTTGCGAGTAAACCAGATAGCGAAACCAGTAACAAAGGTAACGCAGACTCTAAGAAGAGTGCTGTTTATTGGGTCGCTGGGATTCTTGCAGCTGCTTTGCTTATTGGAGTTGGGTTCTTATTAGGCAATAAGAATTCTGACTCGTCAGCAGAACCACAACAAACAACAGTAGAAGAAACAGACCCCGAAACCTTGATAAGAAAACAAGTTGAAGCAATATACGCTGATGTATTTAGTTCACCTGATGCTAATTGCGAATCAAGATACCTAACCTCTGAGTTTTATAATCTCTATGTGAAAGCCAGGGATATGACACCAGATGGGGCAACAATATGGAAAAAACACATCTGGCTTCAAGGAGAGGAATGGCGTGAAATGTCTGTAAATATCACGCAAGTTGATCTTACGTTCTTCCCATCTAATAAAGCTTCTGCCAGAGTTGATTTGACAGACAATAATGGAAGGAGCATAAAGAATGTGACCCTATATTTGGAAGATGTTAAGGGAAATTGCAGAATTAGGGAAATCAGTTATAATTTTGAAAGTAATGGAGTAAAGAAAAGACTGGAGGAATATGTGGGTCAGAATGCCCTCCAGGAAGATATAGCTGACGATAGTGACGTTTTCAAAGAGGTTTCACGCAAATATACTGTAATTGGTAAAGATGACGAACATGTATATTATTTGAAAGGAAGTAAAAGACGATTTGAGCCATATATCTACTATCAGTCATTGTCTAATGGGGGAGAATTCGCCGTTGACTTTAATACTTATTATGATGGCACAATGCAGATAAATGATTATGCCTATAGAAATGGAAAGATTACTGTTATAGTAGAAGAAACAGATAGAAATAGCACAGGCTTCTTGGTTGCGACTTTAGTGGTGACTTATGATCCGAAACATTATTCGGGTAGAGAGTTGACTGGCGGTGGCTGTGTGAAAGCAGAGTTCAGTGGAAGTAAGGACAAGGTAACATTGACTTATGGAGAGATTACTAATCCTGATGCTGATTTTACTTATGAGTATAAGTACAAGTATTCCACAAAAACCATTTCATTATAG
- a CDS encoding zinc ribbon domain-containing protein translates to MEDTKKCPYCGGEIKAVAKKCKHCGEWLETESSAETTMLSSSNRKLKIYLFVVLAVVIIGGGVVWLFTGHTERKQENPTDIFTKDSLQCLVLLDSIRKECANADKVVNRYKNSTDMSLERYNKLDRAIFEQVDIYSDYESNQQLLEQFPILRAKFSDRIANDSTAISEYREYLSNLSEKLNCLVRIRKFRELPHSTIGQYDAYKESFENFDVTVEQMNDRLGLSSDEKRKERKERLELRLSYLNDIIAGKFGTMQMQDRAVTEKEDIQVLLDIMN, encoded by the coding sequence ATGGAAGATACGAAGAAATGCCCATATTGCGGAGGCGAGATTAAGGCTGTAGCGAAAAAATGCAAGCACTGTGGCGAATGGCTGGAGACAGAATCTTCGGCAGAAACAACCATGCTATCTTCATCTAATAGGAAGTTAAAAATATACCTCTTTGTTGTACTGGCGGTGGTCATTATTGGTGGAGGTGTTGTATGGCTTTTCACAGGTCATACTGAAAGGAAACAAGAGAACCCTACTGACATCTTTACTAAAGATTCCCTGCAATGCTTGGTGTTGTTAGATTCAATTAGGAAAGAGTGTGCAAATGCTGATAAAGTAGTTAATAGGTATAAGAATAGCACCGACATGTCTTTAGAGCGATATAACAAATTAGACAGGGCTATTTTTGAACAGGTCGATATATACTCAGACTATGAAAGCAACCAGCAGCTACTTGAACAGTTCCCGATATTGAGAGCAAAATTCAGTGACCGCATAGCCAATGATTCAACAGCGATTAGTGAATATCGGGAGTATCTGTCTAACTTGTCAGAGAAGCTAAACTGCTTAGTTCGGATTAGGAAATTTAGGGAGTTGCCACATTCAACGATTGGTCAATATGACGCTTACAAAGAGAGTTTTGAAAATTTCGATGTAACCGTAGAGCAAATGAATGACAGGCTTGGGCTTTCTTCTGATGAAAAGAGAAAAGAGCGCAAAGAAAGGCTGGAATTGAGATTGTCATATCTAAACGACATAATAGCTGGGAAGTTCGGAACGATGCAGATGCAAGATCGAGCCGTAACAGAGAAAGAAGATATACAAGTTCTATTAGACATAATGAATTAA
- a CDS encoding zinc ribbon domain-containing protein: protein MNTIILIIAVLIGVTVGTKKILQNHPHYGRADLSATLPKALIVLSCMCLLLAALAVGIIYKLDSYRDLNNWGGGFGSATEVISGVAENEGVLPSWERTSEVQQWINNIDGEYSKALWCLILCVVAYGVYIFGMFKYSKEVLWAGIIGQGVCVVLALRAGVTGLAHLINGATSGVFNPYTGDMSDSIMIPFFTYVGIGVVIILVLGHKGRIEKLANLFIVNTYQKPSIQNPVQQSQHKTQPTPPPPPPVVKPVETAKQTPLEGTKTCPYCGEVIQQSAIKCRYCGEWLTEQEKPKELIRCSVCGEKVEKGLERCPICNEPLHASHLALDIEEHTKTCMICGEEILDIAKKCKYCGEWQRKPKEYIDCSICGEKVEKGLETCPYCHEPLSGEPHVDTMICPTCGETIPADSKICPECNEPIED from the coding sequence ATGAATACCATCATCCTAATTATAGCAGTTCTAATAGGAGTCACTGTAGGAACAAAAAAGATCCTTCAGAACCATCCTCATTATGGCAGAGCAGACCTTTCAGCAACTTTGCCAAAGGCACTGATTGTTTTGTCTTGTATGTGTTTGCTCTTGGCTGCTTTAGCTGTAGGTATCATCTACAAGCTTGACAGCTATCGAGACCTGAATAATTGGGGCGGTGGATTTGGTTCTGCTACTGAGGTAATTAGTGGTGTTGCTGAAAACGAAGGGGTGCTGCCATCGTGGGAAAGGACTTCGGAAGTTCAGCAATGGATCAACAACATAGATGGTGAGTATTCAAAGGCATTATGGTGTCTTATTCTATGCGTCGTGGCTTATGGTGTCTATATCTTTGGCATGTTCAAGTATTCCAAGGAGGTGCTGTGGGCTGGTATCATAGGGCAAGGTGTTTGTGTAGTTCTTGCTCTTCGTGCCGGAGTGACTGGTTTGGCTCATTTAATCAATGGTGCAACTTCTGGCGTGTTCAATCCCTATACTGGTGATATGAGCGATTCCATTATGATACCGTTTTTCACCTATGTAGGAATTGGCGTCGTGATCATACTCGTTTTGGGACATAAAGGGCGAATCGAGAAATTGGCGAATCTTTTTATTGTTAATACATACCAAAAGCCATCAATACAGAATCCAGTACAACAGTCCCAGCATAAGACCCAGCCTACACCTCCTCCACCTCCTCCAGTAGTGAAACCTGTGGAAACTGCCAAGCAGACACCTTTAGAGGGAACTAAGACCTGTCCGTATTGTGGTGAGGTAATCCAACAGTCTGCTATCAAATGCAGGTATTGTGGTGAATGGCTGACAGAACAGGAGAAGCCCAAGGAACTTATCAGGTGTTCTGTCTGTGGTGAGAAGGTTGAGAAAGGATTAGAACGCTGTCCTATCTGCAACGAGCCACTTCACGCTTCACATCTTGCACTTGACATTGAGGAACATACAAAAACCTGCATGATTTGTGGTGAGGAAATACTTGATATAGCCAAGAAGTGCAAGTATTGTGGAGAGTGGCAACGTAAACCAAAAGAATATATCGACTGCTCTATATGTGGCGAAAAGGTGGAAAAGGGTTTGGAAACATGCCCTTACTGCCATGAGCCATTGAGCGGTGAGCCACATGTTGATACGATGATTTGCCCGACCTGTGGCGAAACTATCCCTGCTGATAGTAAGATTTGTCCTGAGTGTAATGAACCTATTGAAGATTAA
- a CDS encoding zinc ribbon domain-containing protein: protein MEDTKKCPYCGQEIKAIAKKCRYCGKWLTEQPETRSQQPTYPRSDYNLITKNEDKKKWKSYLLIAIIVFVALMLPTLVKLIKLMFK, encoded by the coding sequence ATGGAAGATACTAAGAAGTGTCCTTACTGCGGACAAGAGATAAAAGCTATTGCAAAGAAATGTAGGTACTGTGGCAAGTGGCTCACGGAACAGCCTGAGACAAGAAGCCAACAGCCTACATATCCACGTTCCGATTATAACCTTATTACAAAAAACGAGGATAAGAAAAAATGGAAGAGTTATCTTTTGATAGCGATAATAGTATTTGTAGCTCTAATGTTACCCACGTTGGTAAAACTAATAAAACTCATGTTCAAGTGA
- a CDS encoding tetratricopeptide repeat protein — MKKNVMNANASIAEAKALERMNTFFEVFDLEPSQYKAAKIAIDYAVKEVVDPENHEDAVLGTAFDFLSGFEYARNTRNKSVNYMEIIEEVMLSKGVKAALDSLAGFAEEGNADATYLLAEIYLRGELCNQDESKGFRYLQLAIQQGSVKALVRFASIGMHVTHKKGVNEEDENAIITPIHEAALMGHPEAEMILSLLYYSWYEDKGTENIASLWKLKASIDGFDQEKVLELMGYEEELKREKE; from the coding sequence ATGAAGAAGAACGTAATGAACGCCAACGCATCTATAGCAGAGGCCAAGGCACTAGAGAGAATGAACACTTTTTTTGAGGTTTTCGACCTGGAGCCTTCACAGTATAAAGCAGCAAAGATTGCTATAGACTATGCTGTGAAAGAGGTTGTTGATCCTGAAAATCACGAAGATGCTGTTTTGGGTACAGCTTTCGATTTCCTCTCTGGTTTTGAATATGCACGGAATACACGGAATAAATCCGTGAACTACATGGAGATTATCGAGGAGGTAATGCTATCCAAAGGCGTGAAGGCTGCTCTTGACTCTTTAGCAGGTTTTGCGGAAGAAGGAAATGCGGATGCAACTTATCTTCTAGCAGAAATTTATTTAAGAGGTGAACTTTGCAATCAAGACGAGAGCAAAGGGTTTAGGTATTTGCAATTAGCAATACAACAGGGAAGTGTTAAGGCTTTAGTTCGCTTTGCTTCAATAGGCATGCACGTCACCCACAAAAAAGGTGTTAATGAAGAAGATGAAAACGCAATTATCACCCCCATTCATGAAGCTGCTCTTATGGGTCATCCAGAAGCGGAAATGATACTTTCTCTTCTGTATTACTCATGGTACGAGGATAAAGGAACTGAGAATATCGCAAGCCTGTGGAAATTGAAGGCCAGCATTGATGGGTTCGATCAAGAAAAAGTTCTAGAGTTAATGGGATATGAAGAAGAGCTAAAGAGAGAGAAAGAATAA
- a CDS encoding NINE protein codes for MKDKNTAALLAFLLGGFGAHKFYLGKTTEGWWYLAALIAGFWTVIIPIIILIVCIIDAIKLFSMDDDAFNAEYNKKYFKGSFHSYQQPQQTSYQQPRPQYTPTQANNSTSSSSSKPTKRCPYCGEEILEVAKKCKYCGEWLDKPKKVMIRCSICGEEADASLDICPYCGEKLAGRSF; via the coding sequence ATGAAAGATAAAAATACCGCTGCTTTATTAGCCTTCCTTTTAGGAGGATTTGGTGCTCACAAGTTCTATCTGGGTAAGACAACAGAAGGCTGGTGGTATTTAGCTGCATTGATAGCAGGGTTCTGGACTGTCATCATTCCAATAATTATTCTAATTGTCTGTATAATAGATGCTATTAAGCTCTTTTCAATGGATGATGACGCATTTAATGCAGAATACAACAAAAAGTATTTTAAGGGTAGCTTTCATAGCTATCAGCAGCCGCAACAGACTTCATATCAACAACCACGTCCCCAATACACACCAACACAAGCCAACAATTCCACATCTTCTTCAAGCAGCAAACCTACAAAACGGTGTCCGTATTGTGGCGAAGAGATTTTGGAAGTAGCGAAGAAATGTAAGTATTGTGGCGAATGGTTGGATAAGCCCAAGAAGGTTATGATTCGTTGCTCTATCTGTGGAGAAGAAGCAGATGCAAGTCTTGATATTTGCCCATATTGCGGTGAAAAATTAGCTGGTCGTTCATTCTAA